In the Streptomyces sp. NBC_00525 genome, one interval contains:
- a CDS encoding Rieske (2Fe-2S) protein, with the protein MSGQPAARRTVLKGAALAGVAGLGAAACSTDSKLGHAQTPTPTAPVELGAPDEIPVGQSKLYREQRVIVSCPAKGEFKAFSAQCTHAGCLLDRVEKNEGHCPCHGSLFDTTTGKATQGPATVPLPSVPVRVEGGKLIAGPKA; encoded by the coding sequence GTCCGGCCAGCCCGCCGCCCGCCGCACCGTGCTGAAGGGCGCCGCTCTCGCGGGCGTCGCCGGGCTGGGAGCCGCCGCCTGCTCGACCGACTCCAAGCTCGGCCACGCCCAGACGCCGACCCCCACCGCCCCCGTCGAACTCGGCGCGCCCGACGAGATCCCGGTCGGCCAGTCCAAGCTCTACCGCGAGCAGCGCGTGATCGTCAGCTGCCCGGCCAAGGGCGAGTTCAAGGCGTTCAGCGCCCAGTGCACCCACGCCGGCTGCCTGCTCGACCGGGTCGAGAAGAACGAGGGCCACTGCCCCTGCCACGGCAGCCTCTTCGACACCACGACCGGCAAGGCCACGCAGGGCCCGGCGACCGTGCCGCTGCCGTCCGTCCCGGTCCGCGTCGAGGGCGGAAAGCTGATCGCCGGCCCCAAGGCGTGA